The nucleotide window TTCCTGCTCGTAATATTCAGCTGTCAGGGCTTCATTAATGATCTTACCTTCTATGAGTTGTTCAATCAACTTAGTATAATCTTTACAGGACGGACCTTTTACGCCATTTATTTCAGCAGTTACATTTCCATCTTTATCTATAGAGATAATCAGTTTTCGATCTGTAGACATCAGGCGTTCAAATTAAATGTTAACACAATAGACTGATTC belongs to Chitinophaga sp. HK235 and includes:
- a CDS encoding DUF2997 domain-containing protein, giving the protein MSTDRKLIISIDKDGNVTAEINGVKGPSCKDYTKLIEQLIEGKIINEALTAEYYEQEVKTDDRSHLSNNL